One Alkaliphilus sp. B6464 genomic window carries:
- a CDS encoding PhzF family phenazine biosynthesis protein, giving the protein MVRYFTPSSEVDFCGHATVGLSWVMAMEYGWMEKASQIRLKTNIGIVPVEWSMQENKLNSVVMTQVAPKTKQFEVDKEEICRVVGINPMDIDDKYPIRLAYTGNWHLLIPVKNSKAIDASVPILEELKDLNLKLDVITTHLFSFNSFDERYKIYTRDFAPAIGIAEDPVTGAANGALAGYLVLENILDPKTDHEFTIAQGHAAGRPGELTIKIIAGKTNPTIKVGGKATISINGTINL; this is encoded by the coding sequence GTGGTGCGTTATTTTACACCAAGCAGCGAGGTTGATTTTTGCGGTCATGCTACGGTAGGCCTGTCATGGGTTATGGCAATGGAGTATGGCTGGATGGAAAAGGCCTCACAAATTAGATTGAAAACAAATATTGGTATTGTTCCGGTTGAATGGTCTATGCAAGAAAACAAACTAAATAGTGTTGTGATGACTCAAGTTGCACCTAAAACAAAACAATTTGAGGTGGATAAGGAAGAAATCTGTCGTGTAGTCGGGATTAATCCAATGGACATCGATGATAAATATCCGATCAGGTTAGCATATACAGGAAATTGGCACTTATTAATTCCGGTAAAGAACAGTAAAGCAATTGACGCATCAGTACCGATATTAGAAGAATTAAAAGATTTAAATCTTAAATTGGATGTTATTACTACACATTTATTTAGTTTTAATAGTTTTGATGAACGATATAAAATATATACAAGAGATTTTGCACCAGCAATCGGAATTGCTGAGGATCCGGTTACAGGAGCAGCGAATGGTGCGTTAGCAGGATACTTAGTATTGGAAAATATTTTAGACCCAAAAACAGACCATGAATTTACAATTGCCCAAGGACATGCAGCTGGAAGACCGGGAGAACTTACAATAAAGATTATTGCAGGAAAAACTAATCCGACTATCAAAGTTGGGGGAAAAGCGACTATTTCAATTAATGGAACTATAAATCTTTAA
- a CDS encoding LysR family transcriptional regulator — MDIKDLAIFKTVASFGNITKAAEHLNYAQSNVTARINQLEHELEVDLFVRNSRGVVLTNSFVDGPIKNNELVHEICIDDELVLITGQQLPDPRKLELICKNDLIVVSQKCIYKRKFEQWVQFENIQLPRSIQVGTWDGIFASVELGLGFSITIRSLAEKYSKSNSFFIYELPKAYNQNPLVFLRRKDRIMTKIMIMWCVILHQAARLIFAVMLR, encoded by the coding sequence ATGGATATAAAAGATTTAGCAATATTTAAAACAGTAGCCTCTTTTGGAAATATTACTAAGGCTGCAGAACACCTGAATTATGCACAATCGAACGTGACAGCTAGAATCAATCAATTGGAACATGAATTGGAAGTAGATTTATTTGTCAGAAACAGTCGAGGAGTAGTACTGACTAATTCCTTTGTAGATGGCCCTATAAAAAATAATGAACTTGTTCATGAAATTTGTATAGACGATGAACTTGTTTTAATTACAGGTCAACAATTGCCAGATCCTCGAAAGTTAGAATTGATTTGTAAAAATGATTTGATTGTAGTATCGCAAAAATGTATCTATAAAAGAAAATTTGAACAGTGGGTTCAATTCGAGAATATTCAATTACCAAGGTCAATTCAAGTTGGCACTTGGGACGGGATTTTTGCTTCTGTTGAATTGGGTTTGGGTTTTTCGATTACAATACGGTCTTTAGCGGAGAAATACAGTAAGTCTAACTCATTTTTTATTTATGAACTGCCTAAAGCGTATAATCAGAATCCGCTTGTTTTTTTAAGAAGAAAAGATAGGATAATGACGAAAATTATGATTATGTGGTGCGTTATTTTACACCAAGCAGCGAGGTTGATTTTTGCGGTCATGCTACGGTAG